A stretch of the Prochlorococcus marinus str. MIT 0918 genome encodes the following:
- a CDS encoding DUF2839 domain-containing protein produces the protein MGEARRRSFEGLPPRNTKTKKTSKNDSPRIVPWLSVTENQRTQFIDFTIKAGWVGIAILILIWLTVRIVGPAAGWWIPADL, from the coding sequence ATGGGAGAGGCACGAAGGAGATCTTTTGAGGGACTCCCACCACGAAATACTAAAACAAAAAAAACTAGTAAAAATGACTCTCCACGGATTGTTCCTTGGCTCTCCGTTACAGAGAATCAAAGAACTCAGTTTATAGATTTTACTATTAAAGCTGGTTGGGTAGGTATAGCTATACTAATTTTGATTTGGCTAACAGTACGTATCGTTGGACCTGCAGCCGGATGGTGGATTCCGGCTGATTTGTGA
- a CDS encoding helicase, translating to MIEAYAHNFIKKLLKKDSLVWPHNLTLSRLVARSLRRRDRSIFKLKVNHHDDYWLGLLIPLCWYSSDVVLLLTAKQKQRLFQVEIPRLKDEGVNLSIWEGNTPPLDGQVWLVDHKELLTAHRKKYLKGKQLIIPEAELLSKRLREAMAMQISSANWDTLRRAYPSISLALIDLHERLTRKLFAQSVRLDGVVRLDLQDVFVLNDLCGLMGQPPSPWSTVFDAIGQGWASWTELNHKVLDWTWHLQPLEPLQILNQLFVDSSFIILSDSLSNEFEFLSEIINVNVQLGAQIHQEPLKLFAPLRQPLPNAECFAEHVLVQSRRLILGRQGLTIIILDDDQLLRKLTAELAAEFGKRVIYQSTAPDSNGVICCSSYWWLTSQDQLPSPEQLVVVILPISSLESPLTSARVEAFKKQGLDWFRDLLLPDLLTLLPKLVLPVRKNHGRIAILDGRLRARVWGEKVLDALEPWIPVDRLLPD from the coding sequence ATGATTGAGGCATATGCTCATAATTTCATAAAAAAACTTCTTAAGAAGGATTCTTTGGTTTGGCCTCATAATTTGACTTTGAGTAGATTAGTGGCAAGAAGCTTGCGGAGAAGAGATCGATCTATATTTAAACTTAAAGTTAATCATCACGATGATTATTGGTTAGGTCTACTTATCCCTCTTTGCTGGTATAGCTCTGATGTTGTCTTGCTTTTAACAGCAAAGCAAAAACAGCGATTATTTCAAGTTGAGATCCCAAGACTAAAAGATGAGGGAGTAAATCTTTCTATATGGGAAGGCAATACCCCCCCATTGGATGGACAGGTTTGGTTGGTTGATCATAAGGAATTATTGACTGCTCATCGTAAAAAATATCTCAAGGGAAAGCAATTAATTATTCCTGAGGCAGAACTGTTAAGTAAGAGATTAAGGGAGGCAATGGCTATGCAAATTTCTTCTGCTAATTGGGATACTCTTCGCAGGGCATATCCCTCCATTTCACTTGCCTTAATTGATTTACATGAACGCTTAACTAGGAAATTATTTGCACAATCTGTTCGATTAGATGGAGTCGTGCGATTGGATTTACAGGATGTTTTTGTGTTGAATGATTTATGTGGTTTAATGGGCCAACCTCCTTCGCCATGGTCGACAGTATTTGATGCTATTGGTCAAGGTTGGGCTAGTTGGACTGAACTTAATCATAAGGTTCTTGATTGGACTTGGCATTTACAACCTCTTGAACCATTGCAAATCCTTAACCAACTTTTTGTAGACAGTTCATTCATTATTTTGAGTGACTCATTATCCAATGAATTTGAGTTTTTATCTGAAATTATTAATGTGAATGTTCAATTAGGCGCTCAAATACATCAAGAACCATTGAAATTATTTGCACCTTTAAGACAACCTTTGCCGAATGCCGAATGTTTTGCAGAACATGTATTAGTTCAATCTCGTCGATTGATTCTAGGAAGACAGGGACTGACCATTATTATCTTGGATGATGATCAATTGCTTAGGAAATTAACTGCTGAGTTGGCTGCAGAATTTGGTAAAAGAGTTATTTATCAATCTACAGCTCCTGATTCTAATGGAGTTATTTGCTGCAGCTCTTATTGGTGGTTGACTTCTCAGGATCAACTACCTTCTCCAGAACAATTAGTAGTTGTTATATTACCAATAAGTAGTTTAGAATCACCTTTAACTTCAGCTAGAGTTGAAGCATTTAAGAAACAAGGATTGGATTGGTTTCGAGATTTGCTTTTACCTGATCTCCTAACGCTTTTGCCAAAATTAGTACTACCAGTTAGAAAAAATCATGGACGTATTGCTATTTTAGATGGACGTTTGCGTGCAAGGGTTTGGGGTGAAAAAGTTTTGGATGCTCTTGAGCCATGGATTCCAGTAGACCGTTTATTGCCTGATTAA
- a CDS encoding prephenate/arogenate dehydrogenase: MGLERVGIVGLGLIGGSIGLDLQKLGYEVYGLVNRSQTLEQAKKRNLAQFISLDPQIISNCSLIILALPLSQLIKPTTDLIHALPPNAVITDVGSVKTPVITTWKELHPKFIGSHPMAGTTDSGVNAGKKNLFQNRPWIATPDRTTDPEALEVVYKLALALGSNWITADAQLHDQAVALISHLPVFISAALLKAVNRQEDTALLELTKSIASSGFADTTRVGGGNPELGLAMAETNTASLLEALHTYNSSITELTAMIHSKQWEALYKELKSTQLNRPDFISN, from the coding sequence ATGGGGTTAGAACGCGTTGGAATAGTAGGGCTAGGTCTAATTGGAGGTTCTATAGGACTTGATCTTCAAAAATTAGGTTATGAAGTATATGGTCTTGTGAATCGATCACAAACACTTGAACAAGCAAAAAAAAGAAACTTAGCCCAATTTATCAGTCTGGACCCCCAAATAATTTCTAATTGCTCATTAATAATTCTGGCATTACCTCTCTCTCAACTAATCAAACCAACAACAGACTTAATTCATGCACTACCTCCAAATGCAGTAATTACAGATGTGGGGTCAGTGAAGACACCTGTAATAACAACATGGAAAGAGTTACACCCTAAATTCATCGGCAGCCATCCTATGGCTGGAACAACTGATTCTGGCGTAAATGCTGGTAAGAAAAATTTATTTCAGAATCGTCCTTGGATTGCAACACCTGACCGCACAACTGATCCAGAAGCATTAGAAGTTGTCTATAAGTTGGCACTTGCTTTGGGAAGTAACTGGATTACAGCCGATGCTCAATTACATGATCAAGCAGTAGCCCTCATCTCTCATTTACCGGTATTTATAAGCGCCGCATTACTAAAAGCTGTTAATCGACAAGAGGATACTGCTTTACTGGAACTAACTAAATCAATTGCATCAAGTGGTTTTGCAGACACTACTCGAGTCGGAGGGGGGAACCCTGAACTTGGTTTAGCTATGGCGGAAACTAATACTGCATCACTGCTAGAAGCACTACATACATATAACTCATCAATTACGGAACTGACAGCAATGATTCACTCTAAACAATGGGAAGCTTTATATAAAGAACTGAAATCCACTCAACTAAATAGGCCAGATTTTATTTCTAATTAA